A section of the Bacillus sp. HSf4 genome encodes:
- a CDS encoding ABC transporter ATP-binding protein, producing MSNILEFKDVCYWYKDQEQSLFEDVNIEFKQGRFYTIVGTSGSGKTTFLSLAGGLDVPKEGEILYKGKTISKIGLTNFRNQYVSIVFQSYNLLPYMTALQNITSAMEITRSKIKNTEQYALEMLEKVGISEEKARQKVLTLSGGQQQRVSIVRAFCCDADLIVADEPTGNLDEDTSKDIVRLFQNLAHQENKCVIMVTHDEQIAKVSDVNIRLSRGSFTIKHRQTAG from the coding sequence ATGAGCAATATTTTAGAATTTAAAGATGTTTGCTACTGGTACAAAGATCAAGAACAATCTCTGTTCGAAGACGTCAATATCGAATTTAAGCAAGGCCGGTTTTACACGATTGTCGGAACTTCCGGTTCCGGCAAAACCACCTTTTTATCTCTTGCCGGAGGGCTTGATGTTCCAAAAGAAGGCGAGATTCTTTATAAAGGAAAAACGATTTCCAAGATCGGACTAACCAATTTTCGCAATCAATATGTATCAATCGTTTTTCAGTCCTATAATCTTTTGCCATACATGACGGCCCTGCAAAATATTACGTCAGCCATGGAGATTACGCGCTCAAAAATCAAAAATACGGAGCAGTACGCTTTGGAGATGCTGGAGAAAGTCGGCATCAGCGAAGAGAAAGCGCGGCAAAAGGTGCTGACGCTGAGCGGCGGACAGCAGCAACGGGTTTCCATCGTCCGTGCATTCTGCTGTGACGCCGATCTGATCGTCGCCGATGAACCGACGGGCAACCTGGATGAAGATACATCGAAAGACATCGTTCGCCTCTTTCAAAACCTGGCCCATCAAGAAAACAAATGCGTCATCATGGTGACCCATGACGAACAAATCGCAAAAGTATCTGACGTCAACATCAGGCTTTCAAGAGGCAGCTTTACGATCAAGCATAGACAAACGGCCGGCTAA
- a CDS encoding ABC transporter permease translates to MNFFKRAFWSMKSKKGKTLLQLFVFTMICVLVLTGLSIQSAATKSSELAREQLGGSVTYQVDREKMMKEQQESGTRKRFASTPVSVKSAETLAKLDHVKSYNFISSTSALADNFDPIESGDEDSDSSNTDSQQSAGPGGNEQGGRQMMQADVSIEGVTSTALVDEFSDGTSKITKGRALTEDDVKQKVAVIEETLADENDLEVGDTIKVKASTDEDTTITLKVVGIYKTTSSGDNQAQNFAFLNPYNKIYTPSTVASTLKGDDYKNTIDEAVYNMDDASNIDAFIAAAKKTGIDLDTFTLDANDQLYQQMVGPIENVASFSKNVVYLVTIAGAVILGLIVMMSIRERKYEMGVLMAIGEKRWKLIGQFLTEILMIAVLAIGISALTGNFIAGQIGNQLLSQQLEQSDSQSAGEMAGGGMPDGGFFGQSSAQVEAIDQLNIHVSLSDMMALGGIGLLIAVLATLLPSISVLRFHPKTILTKQE, encoded by the coding sequence ATGAATTTTTTCAAGCGCGCCTTTTGGAGCATGAAATCGAAGAAAGGGAAAACCCTTTTGCAACTGTTTGTCTTTACGATGATTTGCGTTTTGGTGCTGACGGGACTTTCGATCCAGTCAGCCGCTACAAAGTCGAGTGAATTGGCGAGAGAACAGCTGGGAGGCAGTGTCACTTACCAAGTGGACAGAGAAAAAATGATGAAGGAACAGCAGGAATCAGGAACCCGTAAAAGGTTTGCATCCACACCTGTTTCCGTCAAATCAGCTGAAACACTGGCAAAGCTTGACCATGTCAAAAGCTATAATTTTATCTCCTCAACATCTGCTTTAGCGGACAATTTCGATCCGATTGAAAGCGGTGATGAGGATTCCGATTCATCTAATACTGACAGCCAGCAGTCTGCCGGACCTGGCGGCAATGAACAAGGCGGACGTCAGATGATGCAGGCGGACGTATCGATCGAAGGTGTCACAAGCACGGCACTGGTTGACGAATTCTCCGACGGCACTTCAAAAATCACGAAGGGACGCGCTTTGACAGAAGATGATGTGAAGCAAAAGGTTGCCGTGATTGAAGAAACGCTCGCAGATGAAAATGATTTGGAAGTCGGTGACACGATCAAAGTCAAAGCAAGCACAGATGAAGACACAACAATCACATTGAAGGTTGTAGGTATTTACAAAACGACGTCTTCAGGAGATAACCAGGCGCAAAACTTCGCCTTTTTAAACCCGTACAACAAAATCTATACACCGTCTACAGTTGCGTCAACCTTAAAAGGAGACGATTATAAAAACACGATTGACGAAGCCGTATACAACATGGACGATGCTTCCAACATCGACGCGTTCATCGCGGCGGCCAAGAAAACCGGCATCGATTTAGATACATTCACATTGGATGCAAATGATCAATTGTACCAGCAGATGGTCGGTCCGATCGAAAATGTGGCCTCCTTCTCCAAAAATGTCGTCTATCTCGTCACGATTGCCGGAGCGGTGATCCTCGGGCTGATCGTGATGATGTCGATCAGGGAAAGAAAATACGAAATGGGCGTCTTGATGGCGATCGGTGAGAAGCGCTGGAAACTGATCGGGCAATTTTTGACCGAAATTTTGATGATCGCAGTCCTGGCCATCGGCATTTCCGCATTAACCGGCAATTTTATTGCAGGTCAAATCGGCAATCAGCTCTTGTCCCAGCAGCTTGAGCAATCAGACAGCCAGTCCGCGGGCGAAATGGCAGGCGGCGGTATGCCTGACGGCGGATTCTTTGGACAAAGCTCCGCACAAGTCGAAGCGATTGACCAGCTGAATATTCACGTATCACTCAGCGATATGATGGCGCTGGGCGGCATCGGCCTGTTAATCGCTGTACTTGCAACATTGCTGCCGTCGATCTCTGTTTTACGATTCCATCCGAAAACGATTTTAACAAAACAAGAATAG
- a CDS encoding response regulator transcription factor translates to MKILMIEDNLSVCTMTEMFFAKEGFETEFVHDGLEGYNRFKSGNWDLLIIDIMLPSMDGVTICKKVREESTVPIIMLTAKDTESDQVLGFELGADDYVTKPFSPLALVARIKAVSRRYQNTGQQAPADDDILETEHFRINKKTREVFLNGEQIKNLTPKEFDLLYYLVQSPKQVFSREQLLEQVWGYQFYGDERTVDVHIKRLRKKLGSDSRPFLYTVWGVGYKFDED, encoded by the coding sequence ATGAAAATATTAATGATAGAAGATAATTTGAGCGTATGCACGATGACGGAAATGTTTTTTGCGAAAGAAGGCTTTGAGACGGAATTTGTCCATGACGGACTTGAAGGATATAACCGCTTTAAATCGGGCAATTGGGATTTATTGATCATTGATATCATGCTGCCGTCAATGGATGGGGTTACGATTTGCAAAAAGGTCAGGGAAGAAAGCACCGTACCGATCATCATGCTGACGGCTAAGGATACGGAGTCCGATCAGGTGCTCGGTTTTGAACTCGGTGCTGACGATTATGTGACAAAGCCGTTCAGCCCTTTGGCGCTTGTGGCGAGAATCAAAGCGGTGAGCCGCAGATATCAAAACACCGGGCAGCAGGCTCCCGCTGATGATGATATCCTTGAAACCGAGCATTTTAGAATCAATAAAAAGACGAGAGAGGTATTTTTAAACGGAGAGCAAATTAAAAACTTGACCCCGAAAGAGTTTGACTTATTGTATTATCTGGTGCAGAGTCCGAAACAGGTGTTTTCAAGAGAGCAGCTGCTTGAGCAGGTGTGGGGCTACCAGTTCTACGGAGATGAGCGGACGGTTGACGTTCATATTAAAAGGTTGAGGAAAAAGCTTGGCAGCGATTCACGCCCATTTCTGTATACCGTATGGGGAGTGGGGTACAAGTTCGATGAAGATTAA
- a CDS encoding HAMP domain-containing sensor histidine kinase, whose product MKIKYLYQLLASHISILILAFLITGAVFSHFVKNFAYESKVDELTSYGYRIMGEMEMRPKGAPAIMKPFEEILRSRKISFFLFNEKKEVLMTPQDLRPRKLLLSDEEWKELQDGKAVVVKTDMNRFNEEVSVVALPNIVNNEFQGGILLTAPISGTEEMIGEMNRFMLYTAAGVILIAFLLSWLTSKFHVSRIQKLRDATKKVAAGDYNIHIENRNLDEIGSLGTDFNTMARKLKSSSEEIDRLEKRRRQFITDVSHELKTPLTTISGLVEGMNSQTIPEDQQEKCLKLITEETKRLIRLVNENLDYEKIRSNQITLEKLHYPLIEVFEIIKEQLAIQAEEKHNQLILDVEDHVMVNADYDRLIQILVNLTKNSIQFTSNGTVWLRGREDYKETVIEVEDNGIGIDQNDIENIWDRFYKADLSRTNTPYGEYGLGLSIVRQLVALHNGTVEIESEKNKGTKFVIRLPLTSRDDG is encoded by the coding sequence ATGAAGATTAAATATCTCTATCAGCTGCTGGCCAGCCATATCAGTATTTTAATATTGGCGTTTCTCATCACAGGAGCGGTATTTTCACACTTTGTCAAAAACTTTGCATACGAAAGCAAGGTTGACGAACTGACGTCCTACGGCTACCGGATCATGGGCGAAATGGAGATGCGGCCGAAAGGGGCGCCGGCCATTATGAAACCTTTTGAAGAAATTTTAAGAAGCAGGAAGATCAGTTTCTTCCTTTTTAATGAAAAAAAAGAAGTTCTGATGACTCCCCAAGACTTGCGGCCGCGAAAATTGCTGCTGAGCGATGAAGAGTGGAAAGAGCTTCAAGACGGGAAGGCCGTTGTCGTCAAAACCGATATGAACCGTTTTAATGAGGAAGTATCGGTCGTGGCGCTGCCCAACATCGTCAACAATGAATTTCAGGGGGGCATTCTTCTGACGGCACCGATCAGCGGGACGGAGGAAATGATCGGCGAAATGAACCGCTTTATGCTTTATACGGCAGCCGGTGTGATCTTAATTGCCTTTCTTTTGAGCTGGCTGACGTCCAAGTTCCATGTCAGCCGCATACAAAAGCTTCGCGATGCGACGAAAAAAGTCGCCGCAGGGGATTATAACATTCATATCGAAAATCGCAATTTGGATGAAATCGGCAGTCTGGGCACCGACTTTAATACGATGGCCCGGAAGCTCAAAAGCTCCAGCGAAGAAATCGACCGGCTGGAAAAACGGAGAAGGCAGTTTATCACAGATGTGTCCCATGAATTAAAGACACCTTTGACGACGATCAGCGGTTTGGTGGAAGGGATGAACAGCCAGACCATTCCGGAAGATCAGCAGGAAAAATGTTTGAAGCTGATTACGGAGGAGACGAAAAGGCTGATTCGCCTCGTCAACGAAAATCTGGATTATGAGAAAATCCGCTCCAACCAAATAACATTGGAAAAACTGCATTATCCGCTGATCGAAGTGTTTGAAATCATTAAAGAACAGCTGGCGATCCAGGCGGAAGAAAAACATAATCAGCTGATCCTTGATGTGGAGGATCATGTGATGGTGAATGCCGATTATGACAGGCTCATTCAAATCCTTGTCAACCTGACGAAAAACAGCATTCAATTCACCTCAAACGGAACCGTTTGGCTGAGGGGAAGGGAAGACTACAAAGAAACCGTCATTGAAGTGGAGGATAACGGAATCGGCATCGATCAGAACGATATCGAGAACATTTGGGATCGTTTTTATAAAGCCGATTTATCGCGGACGAACACCCCTTACGGAGAGTATGGACTGGGGCTGTCCATCGTCAGACAGCTTGTCGCCCTTCACAACGGGACCGTCGAAATTGAGAGCGAGAAAAACAAAGGAACGAAATTTGTGATCCGTCTCCCTTTGACATCGAGGGATGATGGTTAA